The nucleotide window CGTCGCCCGCCACCTCAGCGTCGACGCGCACCGGGCCCGCCAGACCCGCCCGGCGGAGGTGGACTTCGAGCTCGCCCGCTCGGTGTCCGGCGCGGACGACATCGACCGGGCGATGCAGGGCTGGCTGGTCGGCGACGCCCTGGCGACTTTGAGCCCCGAGCATCGGGCGGTCCTCGTTGAGACTTATTACCGCGGTCAGTCTGTCGCCGAGGCGGCTCGGACGCTGGGGGTTCCCGCGGGCACGGTGAAATCGCGCTCGTACTACGCATTGCGGGCGCTGCGGCTCGCGCTGGACGAGCGGGGCGTGACCCCGTGAGCGCGGCCTGCGCGGCGCACCGCG belongs to Mycobacteriales bacterium and includes:
- a CDS encoding sigma-70 family RNA polymerase sigma factor, whose protein sequence is MATSDETMLRALYAEHAGPLLGFALRLTGGDRGRAEDIVQETLLRAWRHPEAVDPGRGAIRPWLFTVARHLSVDAHRARQTRPAEVDFELARSVSGADDIDRAMQGWLVGDALATLSPEHRAVLVETYYRGQSVAEAARTLGVPAGTVKSRSYYALRALRLALDERGVTP